From Arctopsyche grandis isolate Sample6627 chromosome 12, ASM5162203v2, whole genome shotgun sequence, one genomic window encodes:
- the LOC143920396 gene encoding uncharacterized protein LOC143920396, whose amino-acid sequence MRDPLHIERSSSTTRHTPPQHHHHHHHHQGPVRPHERRHAETGGSATTPPRATTTHSPARSIINHIDAPAAPAAPPTDISLGRAAPPQHRIDRRDHRTTHRPARDVTALESTDHSGRYTYVHSG is encoded by the coding sequence atgcgcgatccactacacatagaacggtcatccagcaccacaagacatacaccacctcagcaccatcatcatcatcatcatcatcaaggccccgtccgtccccacgagcgtcgtcacgccgagacgggcggtagcgctacaacacctccacgagccacaacgactcacagtccagctcggagtatcatcaaccacatcgatgcccctgccgcccccgccgccccaccaaccgacatcagcctcggaagagcggcgccgccgcagcatcgcattgatcggcgcgaccatcggaccacccaccgtcctgctcgcgacgtcaccgccctcgaatctaccgaccattcagggcggtacacctatgtacacagcggatga